From a single Gracilimonas sp. genomic region:
- a CDS encoding alpha/beta hydrolase — translation MSEQNIFTYQHQKIVFEKVGEGKPLVILHGWGSSKRVMMPVARNLAHLRTSYVLDLPGFGDSPEPSRAWSIDDYADAVEEFIASLGEEKVDVLVHSFGGRVILKLCARDFGKAHIDKVLITGGAGMKPKRSVKFYVRKYTAKILKAPFMILPGSLREKALGWLRSTSLWKSLGSSDYSKLSGVMRETFVKSVTEYLESSLPQIPHEVLLLWGRNDDATPVYQGERIEKGIKNAALVIIEDAGHYAFLDKPKQFARIAEAFFKG, via the coding sequence ATGAGCGAACAGAACATATTTACCTATCAGCATCAAAAAATTGTCTTTGAAAAAGTGGGCGAGGGAAAGCCGCTGGTAATTCTTCACGGTTGGGGAAGCAGTAAGCGCGTGATGATGCCGGTTGCCCGAAACCTGGCACACCTTCGAACAAGTTATGTATTGGATTTACCTGGTTTCGGTGATTCTCCCGAACCATCCCGGGCCTGGAGTATTGATGACTACGCTGACGCCGTTGAGGAATTCATAGCGTCCCTTGGTGAAGAAAAAGTGGACGTTCTGGTTCATTCTTTTGGAGGGCGAGTTATTCTTAAGCTTTGTGCCCGAGACTTTGGTAAAGCTCACATCGATAAAGTACTGATAACGGGCGGTGCCGGAATGAAGCCCAAGCGCTCGGTGAAATTTTACGTCAGAAAGTACACCGCTAAAATTCTGAAAGCACCGTTTATGATTTTACCCGGTTCACTTCGTGAAAAAGCTCTGGGCTGGTTACGGTCAACATCACTGTGGAAGAGCCTGGGATCCAGCGATTACAGTAAACTTTCCGGAGTTATGAGGGAGACTTTCGTGAAATCGGTGACGGAATACCTAGAATCTTCGTTACCACAAATTCCGCATGAAGTGTTATTGCTATGGGGCAGAAATGATGATGCCACTCCGGTTTACCAGGGAGAGAGAATCGAGAAAGGAATTAAAAATGCAGCACTGGTAATTATCGAAGATGCCGGGCATTATGCCTTTCTGGATAAGCCGAAACAATTTGCGAGAATTGCAGAGGCCTTTTTTAAAGGCTAA
- a CDS encoding ATP-binding protein, with protein sequence MIERQLQQLVKERLFSGKAVVLTGPRQVGKTTLIHTILEDKEYTVRFLDGDDPTVRRLLDEPNTEQIKQLIGDAEIVFIDEAQRMGTIGLTAKIITDQFPEKQLILSGSSAFELNSSIQEPLTGRKWSFNLFPISWKEWQDHVGYLKSEQDLENRLVFGFYPDVLNNSDHQSEVLDELVESYLYKDILNYAGIRKPEVIQKVVQAISYQVGQEVVYKEVGDLVGLDPKTVASYIDILEKAYVVIRLPAYSRNLRNEIKKNQKIYFYDNGVRNAVIHDYGVFATRTDKGALWENFLISERLKQLRYAKNKSDMYFWRTKQHQEVDYVEVSGKVISGFEFKWNPKRSIRFPKTFTKNYSEDVKGINRDNFREFVLPDF encoded by the coding sequence ATGATTGAAAGACAGTTACAACAGTTGGTAAAAGAAAGATTATTCAGCGGTAAGGCTGTTGTTTTGACTGGGCCAAGGCAAGTGGGGAAAACGACACTAATACACACCATTCTGGAAGATAAAGAATACACTGTCCGCTTTTTGGATGGAGACGATCCAACGGTGCGGAGATTACTGGACGAGCCTAACACTGAACAAATAAAACAATTAATCGGTGATGCAGAAATTGTATTTATCGATGAAGCTCAGCGGATGGGAACGATCGGTCTAACGGCGAAAATAATTACCGATCAGTTCCCAGAAAAACAGCTCATTTTGAGTGGCTCATCAGCATTTGAATTAAATAGCAGTATTCAGGAACCTTTGACGGGAAGAAAATGGTCATTCAACTTGTTTCCAATAAGTTGGAAAGAATGGCAGGATCATGTTGGGTATTTGAAATCAGAGCAGGATTTAGAGAACAGATTGGTTTTCGGTTTCTATCCAGATGTATTGAATAATTCTGACCATCAATCGGAGGTGCTGGATGAATTGGTTGAAAGCTATCTGTATAAAGACATATTGAACTATGCCGGGATCCGAAAGCCAGAAGTGATTCAGAAGGTAGTGCAGGCAATTTCATATCAGGTTGGGCAGGAAGTGGTTTATAAAGAAGTAGGGGATTTAGTAGGGTTAGATCCCAAAACGGTAGCAAGCTATATTGATATTTTAGAAAAAGCCTATGTCGTTATTAGGTTGCCAGCATATAGCCGGAATCTTCGAAATGAGATCAAGAAAAATCAGAAAATCTATTTCTACGATAATGGGGTTCGAAATGCGGTGATTCATGATTACGGAGTTTTTGCCACCCGAACTGATAAAGGAGCACTTTGGGAGAATTTTTTAATAAGTGAACGCCTCAAGCAACTGCGATATGCCAAAAATAAGTCGGACATGTATTTCTGGAGAACAAAACAGCATCAGGAAGTTGACTATGTTGAAGTATCGGGAAAGGTCATTTCGGGTTTTGAATTCAAATGGAATCCAAAAAGAAGTATTCGATTTCCAAAAACGTTCACCAAAAATTATTCGGAAGACGTGAAAGGAATTAATCGGGATAACTTTAGGGAATTTGTTTTACCTGATTTTTGA
- a CDS encoding RNA pseudouridine synthase, protein MAALFRPVRIVPPYPITYRFKVKSEFEGKSLLDLMLSRFPFHGVNVWKTKINKGHVGVNGEAAEAKHILSRHDEVYHHNPHVIEPSVPDEVQVLEQADDYLIVYKPAPLPMHPGGRYNKNSLTTILEEKGFKNLRIVHRLDAVTSGLVLFARNKSFAQQAMICFSESKVQKTYYALVSGNPEENAITIDTPVRRKTGFVFESELGLKHAKEAITHFEVFKCNQDSAIVKCMPKTGRTHQIRLHLEQWGHPIIDDPIYGLNGDKSSKRAQKAGISLLNAGLEIEELGVKRELEFPVGWSK, encoded by the coding sequence ATGGCTGCATTGTTTCGTCCGGTTCGTATCGTTCCGCCTTACCCTATTACCTACCGCTTTAAGGTAAAGTCGGAATTTGAGGGGAAATCTTTGCTGGATTTAATGCTATCCCGTTTTCCCTTTCATGGGGTAAATGTCTGGAAGACAAAAATCAATAAGGGTCATGTGGGAGTGAATGGAGAGGCAGCTGAGGCAAAGCACATCCTTTCCCGGCACGATGAGGTTTATCATCATAACCCGCACGTGATTGAACCTTCAGTCCCTGATGAAGTACAAGTTCTGGAGCAGGCCGATGACTACCTCATCGTTTACAAACCGGCTCCATTACCCATGCATCCCGGCGGGCGGTACAACAAAAATTCGCTGACCACCATCCTTGAAGAAAAAGGTTTCAAAAACCTGCGCATTGTCCACCGGCTGGATGCCGTCACCTCAGGACTCGTATTGTTCGCCCGCAATAAATCCTTCGCTCAACAAGCGATGATCTGCTTCAGTGAATCCAAAGTTCAAAAAACCTATTACGCGCTGGTTTCAGGGAATCCTGAAGAAAATGCCATAACCATCGATACTCCGGTACGGCGAAAAACAGGATTCGTGTTTGAAAGTGAATTAGGGTTGAAGCATGCCAAAGAAGCCATCACCCATTTTGAAGTTTTTAAGTGCAACCAGGATTCAGCCATCGTAAAATGCATGCCAAAAACCGGCCGGACTCACCAAATCAGGCTGCACCTGGAGCAATGGGGACATCCCATTATTGATGATCCGATCTATGGTCTTAATGGTGACAAGAGCAGTAAACGAGCTCAAAAGGCCGGAATCAGCTTACTAAATGCCGGGTTGGAAATTGAAGAACTTGGAGTGAAGCGAGAGTTGGAATTTCCTGTGGGATGGTCAAAATAG
- a CDS encoding rhodanese-related sulfurtransferase: MYQVILYYNFEPIEDPDRFCKAHKKFCKEIELKGRIYISEEGINGTAAGTEKQIEEYKNYLWSLPGFEDTEFKQEESDYIPFAKLICKTRDEIVALHVDDVNPENGGNYLDPAEWRKVMESQEDYVMIDVRNNYESKIGHFKGALTPDVDNFYDFPKWLEKANIPKDKKVLMYCTGGIRCEKFSVLMKEEGWDDVNQLHGGILKYAKEEEGKHFEGKCFVFDDRLVVPVNPNDLEPIARCEITGKPADTYINCANMECNKLFVCSEEGARKMEGCCSEECRQSEYKRPFDPENAFKPFRKWYNYFGDDFKEREVSAADK; this comes from the coding sequence ATGTACCAAGTAATACTTTATTATAATTTTGAGCCGATTGAAGATCCCGATCGTTTTTGTAAAGCCCACAAGAAGTTTTGCAAGGAAATTGAACTGAAAGGGCGGATTTATATTTCGGAAGAGGGAATAAACGGAACGGCAGCCGGCACCGAAAAACAGATTGAAGAATACAAGAACTACCTGTGGTCGCTACCCGGTTTTGAAGACACTGAGTTTAAGCAGGAAGAAAGTGATTACATCCCATTTGCCAAGCTTATCTGTAAAACGAGGGATGAAATTGTTGCCCTTCATGTAGATGATGTAAACCCCGAAAACGGAGGCAACTATCTGGACCCGGCCGAATGGCGTAAAGTGATGGAGTCTCAGGAAGACTACGTAATGATCGACGTTCGTAATAATTACGAATCCAAAATCGGGCACTTTAAAGGCGCCCTTACACCTGACGTTGACAATTTCTACGATTTTCCAAAATGGCTGGAAAAAGCCAATATCCCTAAAGACAAAAAAGTTTTGATGTACTGCACCGGGGGTATTCGTTGTGAGAAATTCTCCGTACTGATGAAGGAAGAGGGATGGGATGATGTAAATCAGCTTCACGGCGGAATTCTCAAATATGCCAAAGAAGAGGAAGGGAAGCACTTTGAAGGCAAATGCTTTGTCTTTGACGACCGACTGGTAGTTCCCGTAAACCCCAACGACCTGGAACCCATTGCCCGTTGTGAAATTACCGGAAAACCCGCAGATACCTATATCAACTGTGCAAACATGGAGTGCAATAAACTGTTCGTTTGCTCGGAAGAAGGGGCCCGGAAAATGGAAGGATGCTGCAGTGAGGAATGCCGCCAAAGTGAATATAAGCGCCCTTTCGATCCTGAAAATGCGTTCAAACCATTCAGAAAATGGTACAATTACTTTGGAGATGATTTCAAGGAACGAGAAGTAAGCGCTGCTGATAAATAA
- a CDS encoding T9SS type A sorting domain-containing protein, whose protein sequence is MHKYRDQIKKGVVVTILALLSMPSALLGQTRTDSPRHLLEIQRSFSEGEMDVETAALEQFRVLYELPGISPHKCATPAEMFLHAHRDRISPNALAKIESIRSDNSSSKKKQALQTYISPSGKFEIVYVTSGADSVSVEDNDGNGVPDYVDLVAESADSSYRHEVINLGFKDPIPNGTTYTIELEDLSYYGETIFQGGSGPETYIVMENDFVNFPPNTHPQGDQVGAVYATVAHELKHAIQFAQNEWASPSGAFDWAEMDATLFEEVVYDDVNDYYNYIKNGLNSSDPYSASIFFAPEDGTPGAYWHVSWMIFYSEYFGDELWSDVWQMIEGQNNLSIDEALVDLLPGRGEDFETSFVRNHLWHFASGSRGGQDNYGFGEKLQYPNANLEAKFNSVPEEALEVNFIRPLAARYFEIEPSAGDDGFIEVAVDFDSTQVGLGVLLYMNNGGMTELIATGENKSQVYVPSEVTWQEVEKVGVVIANYSNSGSTREIQLLIGKEGNTITIRDPEYADLPKSVKIYQNYPNPFNPETNINFDLPRSAFVELTVYDITGRKVQTLTAQDYRLGSYSIPFNAQRLSSGVYFYRLKINDEVYTKKMTLLK, encoded by the coding sequence ATGCATAAGTATCGGGATCAAATTAAAAAGGGAGTAGTTGTTACTATTCTGGCCTTGTTGAGTATGCCTTCTGCATTGTTAGGACAAACGAGGACTGACTCGCCCCGTCATCTTCTGGAAATCCAGCGGTCTTTTTCGGAAGGGGAAATGGATGTTGAAACTGCTGCTTTGGAACAGTTCAGGGTGCTATATGAATTGCCGGGAATCTCACCCCACAAATGTGCCACCCCGGCCGAGATGTTTCTTCATGCCCACCGGGATCGAATTTCTCCGAATGCATTGGCAAAGATCGAATCCATACGGTCGGATAATTCATCCTCCAAAAAGAAACAAGCGCTTCAAACTTATATATCGCCATCCGGGAAGTTTGAGATTGTGTATGTAACCAGTGGAGCCGACTCGGTTTCAGTGGAGGATAATGATGGAAATGGCGTGCCCGATTATGTGGATTTAGTAGCCGAATCAGCAGATTCTTCGTACCGGCACGAGGTCATCAATCTTGGCTTTAAAGATCCCATTCCCAACGGTACCACTTATACCATAGAACTGGAAGACCTTTCTTACTATGGGGAAACCATTTTTCAGGGAGGCTCAGGCCCGGAAACCTATATAGTGATGGAAAATGATTTTGTGAATTTTCCACCTAATACTCATCCGCAGGGAGATCAGGTTGGAGCGGTTTATGCAACGGTTGCCCATGAACTGAAGCATGCCATTCAGTTTGCTCAAAATGAATGGGCCTCTCCATCCGGGGCGTTTGATTGGGCTGAAATGGATGCCACCCTTTTTGAAGAAGTGGTGTACGACGACGTGAACGATTACTATAACTACATCAAAAATGGACTGAACTCTTCAGATCCTTATTCCGCCTCTATCTTTTTTGCTCCTGAAGACGGCACACCCGGCGCGTATTGGCATGTAAGCTGGATGATTTTTTACAGTGAATATTTCGGGGATGAATTGTGGAGTGATGTCTGGCAAATGATAGAAGGGCAGAATAACCTAAGCATTGACGAAGCGTTGGTTGATCTGTTGCCGGGTCGCGGAGAAGACTTTGAAACTTCTTTTGTAAGAAATCATCTTTGGCATTTTGCCTCGGGTTCGCGTGGGGGGCAGGATAATTACGGTTTTGGGGAGAAGTTGCAGTATCCCAATGCTAATCTTGAAGCCAAGTTTAATTCAGTACCTGAGGAAGCATTGGAAGTAAACTTTATAAGGCCCCTTGCCGCCCGTTATTTTGAAATTGAACCATCAGCCGGTGATGATGGCTTTATTGAAGTAGCCGTGGACTTCGACAGCACCCAGGTGGGATTAGGCGTTTTGCTATATATGAACAATGGCGGGATGACGGAGCTTATCGCAACCGGAGAAAATAAATCTCAGGTATATGTACCCTCGGAAGTAACCTGGCAGGAAGTGGAAAAAGTTGGGGTGGTGATAGCGAACTACAGCAACAGCGGCTCAACAAGAGAAATTCAATTACTGATTGGCAAAGAAGGCAATACTATCACGATTCGTGATCCTGAATATGCGGATTTACCCAAGTCGGTGAAAATTTATCAGAACTATCCCAACCCCTTCAACCCGGAAACCAATATCAATTTTGATCTCCCTCGCTCTGCTTTTGTGGAACTGACAGTGTATGATATCACGGGAAGAAAAGTGCAGACGCTTACGGCTCAGGATTACCGGTTGGGCTCTTATTCCATCCCCTTTAACGCACAAAGACTAAGTTCAGGGGTGTACTTTTACCGCCTGAAAATTAACGATGAAGTTTACACCAAAAAGATGACCTTGCTGAAATAG
- the fahA gene encoding fumarylacetoacetase, translating to MLKSFIEVDADSHFPIQNLPYGAYETEEGEIHLCSAVGEYIIDLFALDEEGLFDGPVLNNQYAFQDSTLNYFMSLGKSAWTEARETLQSLLSANNETLRDDALLRQRVFKKRDDVRLVMPVQIGDYTDFYSSEQHARNVGSMFRDPDNALLPNWKHLPVGYHGRASSIVLSGTDIHRPKGQTKPDITGQPIFGPSQKLDFELEMGFLTGPGNKLGHNITVQEAEDHILGLVMVNDWSARDIQKWEYQPLGPFLAKSWATSVSPWIVTMEALEPFRTVCPQQDPKPLDYLNQPSRTTFDIQLDVLLKTENQSKPHRICSTNFKHLYWTMAQQLAHQTVSGCNVKPGDLYASGTISGPENESYGSMLELTRNGTHPLTLPSGEERSFLEDGDEVIMSGFAQGKGFKVGFGEVTGKILPATK from the coding sequence ATGCTCAAATCCTTTATCGAAGTAGATGCCGATTCCCATTTCCCCATACAAAACCTCCCTTATGGAGCGTATGAAACCGAAGAGGGTGAAATCCACCTTTGCTCAGCAGTTGGTGAGTATATCATTGATTTGTTTGCACTGGATGAAGAAGGCTTATTCGACGGGCCCGTACTGAATAACCAGTACGCTTTTCAGGACTCTACCCTCAATTACTTTATGAGCCTGGGAAAATCAGCATGGACAGAAGCCAGGGAAACCCTCCAATCTCTGTTGTCTGCCAACAACGAAACCCTCAGGGATGATGCCCTTCTTCGCCAACGCGTATTCAAAAAAAGAGACGATGTTCGCCTGGTGATGCCGGTGCAGATTGGGGATTACACCGACTTTTACTCCTCTGAACAACACGCCCGTAACGTTGGGTCCATGTTTCGCGACCCGGATAACGCTCTATTACCAAACTGGAAACACCTCCCGGTTGGTTACCACGGGCGCGCAAGCTCTATTGTTCTTAGCGGTACAGATATCCATCGCCCCAAAGGACAAACAAAACCTGATATTACCGGTCAGCCGATATTTGGCCCTTCACAAAAGCTGGACTTTGAACTCGAAATGGGATTTTTAACCGGACCTGGAAATAAGCTGGGCCATAATATTACGGTGCAAGAAGCGGAAGATCATATTCTCGGCTTGGTTATGGTGAACGACTGGAGCGCCCGTGATATACAGAAATGGGAATATCAGCCTTTGGGGCCCTTTCTTGCTAAAAGCTGGGCCACTTCCGTCTCACCTTGGATTGTAACGATGGAAGCTCTGGAACCCTTCCGCACTGTATGCCCGCAGCAAGATCCTAAACCTCTTGATTACCTGAATCAACCCAGCCGCACTACTTTCGACATTCAGCTCGATGTGCTTCTGAAAACCGAAAACCAAAGTAAACCCCATCGAATCTGCTCCACTAACTTTAAGCATTTATACTGGACTATGGCTCAGCAGCTGGCCCACCAAACCGTTTCGGGATGTAATGTGAAACCCGGAGATTTATACGCCTCCGGCACCATCAGCGGACCTGAAAACGAATCTTACGGAAGTATGCTTGAATTGACCCGGAACGGCACGCATCCTCTTACATTACCTTCCGGTGAAGAGCGGTCTTTTCTGGAAGACGGGGATGAAGTAATCATGAGCGGTTTTGCTCAGGGTAAAGGCTTCAAAGTGGGTTTTGGGGAAGTAACCGGCAAGATTTTACCTGCTACCAAATAA
- a CDS encoding HU family DNA-binding protein has translation MTKSEVLKQLAEELELTQTETEDLYDSFVEGLTMLLSNGKGFTLPGLGSFKSEVREEHKSYNPHYEQMMLIPKKRVVHYSQSSTLRDQINEGENE, from the coding sequence ATGACAAAGTCGGAGGTACTCAAACAATTAGCGGAAGAGCTTGAGCTCACGCAGACTGAGACGGAAGATCTGTATGATTCTTTTGTGGAAGGCCTGACCATGCTTCTTTCCAACGGCAAAGGGTTTACCCTTCCCGGTTTAGGCAGTTTTAAGTCGGAAGTGAGGGAAGAGCATAAGTCGTACAACCCTCATTATGAGCAAATGATGCTTATCCCCAAAAAAAGAGTGGTGCACTACAGCCAAAGCAGCACACTGCGCGATCAAATAAATGAGGGTGAAAATGAGTAA
- a CDS encoding HU family DNA-binding protein, whose protein sequence is MSNKVTYGEIIEALSRKTGFSKQKSEAFAKALISRVKQELEETGKASITNFGSFKVKEVAERQGQNPQTGEPITIPAHKRVSFTPYKALKEDVNAKFAHLETELLGEKAEEKDEESAEPITSAEEKKEQEPEEQLKETIFQFDDEPKDDSEPEDDELEEEKAEETSEEEPVEEDTRDEDPFAFDVQEPEEAELDPEPEPEPEPEPEPEPELETPADKPFVREGKKEGNNLALIMILAALLAVALVSVWWFFLRTEPTNMPAQQAKVEQPRVQQTPNNQSSESAESNETAQETNESEKLQNPVQSETQTAASSGTVKEKTSAPTGKTGTSTYTVKKDEWYWVIGKKVYGKSQFWPLIYQANFTMDTHPDSLEDNTSLQVPALEGTAANPSKADYRRLAEASQMVSDAYKKFGLNEKAGEYARFAKKWQGLGS, encoded by the coding sequence ATGAGTAACAAAGTTACATATGGCGAGATTATTGAAGCCTTATCGAGGAAAACGGGCTTCAGCAAACAGAAAAGTGAGGCCTTTGCAAAAGCGCTGATCTCCAGGGTAAAGCAGGAGCTGGAAGAAACTGGTAAAGCCTCTATTACCAATTTCGGAAGCTTTAAAGTTAAGGAAGTTGCTGAAAGGCAGGGGCAAAATCCCCAAACCGGAGAGCCGATTACCATTCCGGCACATAAACGGGTTTCGTTCACACCTTACAAAGCACTCAAGGAAGATGTGAATGCCAAGTTTGCCCATTTGGAAACCGAATTGCTTGGGGAGAAAGCGGAAGAAAAAGACGAAGAATCCGCTGAGCCGATAACTTCTGCCGAAGAAAAAAAGGAGCAGGAACCGGAAGAGCAATTAAAAGAAACGATTTTTCAGTTTGACGATGAGCCCAAAGATGATTCGGAACCTGAAGACGACGAATTAGAAGAAGAGAAGGCAGAAGAAACTTCTGAGGAAGAGCCGGTTGAGGAAGATACACGCGACGAGGATCCCTTTGCTTTTGATGTGCAGGAACCAGAAGAAGCTGAACTGGATCCGGAGCCTGAACCTGAACCTGAACCTGAACCTGAACCTGAACCTGAATTAGAAACTCCTGCGGATAAACCTTTCGTAAGAGAAGGAAAGAAAGAGGGTAATAACTTAGCTTTGATTATGATATTGGCAGCGTTGCTGGCGGTAGCACTTGTATCGGTTTGGTGGTTCTTTTTGCGTACCGAGCCTACCAATATGCCCGCACAACAGGCTAAGGTTGAACAGCCCCGAGTACAACAGACACCCAATAATCAGTCTTCAGAAAGCGCAGAAAGTAATGAGACCGCTCAGGAAACTAACGAATCTGAAAAACTGCAAAACCCCGTGCAGAGTGAAACACAAACGGCTGCTTCTTCCGGGACCGTGAAAGAAAAGACTTCGGCTCCAACAGGTAAAACAGGTACTTCTACCTACACGGTAAAGAAAGACGAATGGTATTGGGTGATCGGAAAGAAAGTGTATGGAAAATCACAGTTCTGGCCGCTTATTTATCAGGCGAATTTCACAATGGATACTCACCCTGATTCGCTGGAGGATAATACCTCCTTACAGGTTCCCGCTCTGGAAGGAACGGCAGCCAACCCAAGCAAAGCCGATTACCGCCGGCTGGCGGAAGCTTCGCAAATGGTATCGGATGCGTATAAAAAGTTCGGCTTGAACGAGAAGGCCGGGGAGTATGCACGCTTCGCAAAAAAGTGGCAAGGCCTGGGGAGCTGA
- the hemW gene encoding radical SAM family heme chaperone HemW, protein MSGLYIHIPFCKQACSYCDFYFVTRQQHKQDFVDELIREIHAKKDSVFTEEPVRSIYFGGGTPSLLTAEQVNAILDSIRDVFDTDLKEITLEMNPDDVSREYLAGLRSAGINRASMGVQSFNPELLKFMNRAHTSEEALKCLEILEASEFKVFTVDVIYGNPGQSLDILEQDLDTILEFNPPHISAYSLTIEPHTRLGKQVKLGRITPPEDDTVSDHFDLVVDKLAAAGIQQYEVSNYAKPGSEAVHNSNYWSHENYLGLGPGAHSFWWNEDHISAIRWNNRSNLNAYLNGDWKEQSEREELNLADLAEERLMLGLRTKMGLEKNELKSTYHFEFNDRQLHYLEKLEESGKAKTGGRIHLTKDGLKIADSILLDLITMT, encoded by the coding sequence ATGAGCGGCCTTTATATCCACATTCCCTTTTGTAAACAGGCCTGCTCGTACTGCGATTTTTATTTCGTAACCCGGCAGCAGCATAAGCAGGATTTTGTGGATGAACTTATCCGGGAAATTCACGCTAAAAAGGATTCGGTGTTTACCGAAGAACCCGTACGATCCATCTACTTTGGTGGCGGTACTCCATCTCTTTTAACAGCTGAGCAGGTGAATGCTATTCTCGATTCCATCCGGGATGTTTTTGACACCGACCTTAAAGAAATCACCCTGGAAATGAATCCCGATGATGTGAGCCGGGAGTATTTGGCGGGATTGAGGTCTGCCGGAATTAACCGCGCAAGCATGGGTGTTCAGTCATTCAACCCGGAGCTGCTGAAGTTCATGAACCGTGCGCACACTTCCGAAGAAGCGCTGAAGTGCTTGGAGATACTGGAAGCTTCTGAATTCAAGGTTTTTACGGTTGATGTAATCTATGGTAATCCCGGACAATCTTTGGACATATTGGAACAGGATCTGGATACCATTCTTGAGTTTAATCCCCCTCATATTTCGGCTTATTCACTAACAATAGAACCTCATACCCGACTGGGAAAACAGGTTAAGCTGGGGCGCATCACTCCCCCTGAAGACGATACCGTTTCCGACCATTTTGATCTGGTTGTTGATAAACTTGCAGCAGCTGGTATTCAACAATATGAAGTGAGCAACTATGCTAAACCGGGCAGCGAAGCGGTTCACAATTCCAACTACTGGAGCCATGAAAATTACCTGGGACTTGGACCCGGAGCACATTCGTTTTGGTGGAATGAAGATCACATATCAGCAATCCGCTGGAATAACCGCAGCAACCTGAACGCCTACCTTAACGGAGACTGGAAAGAACAATCGGAACGCGAAGAGTTAAACCTGGCAGACTTAGCCGAAGAGCGACTGATGCTGGGACTCAGGACCAAAATGGGACTTGAGAAGAACGAACTGAAAAGCACCTACCACTTTGAGTTCAATGACCGGCAGTTACATTACCTTGAAAAGCTGGAAGAAAGCGGGAAGGCCAAAACCGGAGGTCGAATTCACCTGACAAAGGATGGACTCAAAATCGCTGACTCCATTTTACTTGATCTGATAACGATGACATAA
- a CDS encoding gamma carbonic anhydrase family protein, with product MIYEFLKRSPQFDDTVFVAPSADIIGDVTLGKESSVWFNVTIRGDVNYIQIGDQSNVQDNVCIHVMNQTGPTIIGNKVTIGHGAVVHGCTIKDRVLIGINATILDEVTIEPDVIVAAGTLVPPGKTLESGYMYMGSPAKAARKLTDEEIASIPEYATNYIKYSRAYQQKDTYDKNPFYTK from the coding sequence ATGATTTACGAATTCCTGAAACGTTCTCCGCAATTTGATGATACAGTTTTTGTGGCTCCCAGTGCTGATATAATAGGTGATGTTACCCTGGGGAAAGAAAGCAGTGTTTGGTTCAACGTAACGATTCGCGGGGATGTGAACTACATTCAGATTGGAGACCAAAGTAATGTTCAGGATAATGTATGTATCCATGTGATGAATCAGACCGGCCCGACCATTATCGGTAATAAAGTGACTATTGGCCATGGGGCTGTTGTTCACGGATGCACCATCAAAGACCGTGTACTGATCGGCATCAACGCCACCATCCTTGATGAGGTAACCATTGAACCGGACGTAATTGTGGCAGCCGGAACCCTCGTGCCTCCCGGCAAAACCCTCGAAAGCGGTTATATGTATATGGGCTCGCCGGCTAAAGCGGCACGTAAACTAACGGATGAGGAAATCGCATCCATTCCCGAATACGCAACCAACTATATTAAATACTCGCGGGCCTATCAGCAGAAGGATACATATGACAAAAACCCTTTTTATACCAAGTAA
- a CDS encoding four helix bundle protein — MKNQIFDLQRRLINFAISIMEIVELLPKTYTGTHFKKQLVRSGTAPALLYGEAQAAESRKDFVHKMKIGLKELRESYITLTIILEKPLIKNQKAIGTLNECDELISIFFTSITTAKQNMKKR, encoded by the coding sequence ATGAAAAACCAAATATTTGACTTGCAAAGGCGTCTAATAAACTTTGCAATTTCGATAATGGAAATTGTAGAACTCCTTCCAAAAACATATACAGGAACCCATTTTAAGAAACAATTAGTCCGCTCCGGCACAGCGCCAGCTTTACTTTACGGAGAAGCACAAGCAGCTGAATCAAGAAAGGACTTTGTTCACAAAATGAAAATCGGCCTGAAAGAGCTAAGAGAATCCTACATAACGCTGACGATAATCTTGGAAAAACCATTGATTAAAAACCAGAAAGCTATTGGCACGCTTAATGAATGTGATGAACTAATCTCTATTTTTTTCACCAGCATTACTACGGCAAAACAAAATATGAAAAAGAGGTGA